A single window of Anopheles moucheti chromosome 2, idAnoMoucSN_F20_07, whole genome shotgun sequence DNA harbors:
- the LOC128299415 gene encoding uncharacterized protein LOC128299415, whose protein sequence is MKSYGRTVWVMVCVLVALHIGGSHQQTPPQCTTPTKVRGRCISIYECDSILDYFKQRILSWEEREFLRKSQCTGTTSGRQPFVCCPGNGAKPVVPSPAGTAEQGSSTTTTTTQAPTSDAVLDQLASGLLPNPKKNECGVSIGMRIYGGENADIDDFPWLALLQYENRKGERKYSCGGSLINKRYVLTAAHCVVGEVERKEGKLVAVRLGEYNTNTEIDCVTDGGEEICADAPIDAAVESSLVYPDYDEQAHAHDIALVRLARSIAYTDFVQPVCLPLADFRPSKAGEVNFVTGFGRTLKGSRSPIKQKLGIKVYDHERCREKYATKNSPITSNQICAGGEFAKDSCHGDSGGPLMKLQKVWYLEGIVSYGNRCGLEDWPGVYTHVPAYMAWVRSNIKRVRLSATSFHCIALSSFLGSPTIARCRSYQLILTLLAATIVMARWIEFVLAALVCGRVDFAYGQESCRTPDHRDGVCMPVQQCPSIRDEFFNTDRVLDEDEIAFLRQLQCKTKDVKMCCPDGVTTVDRNPTAVRDGLPNPKAFECGLDTLADRIIGGNYTAIDEFPWYALLEYVSKKGERAFKCGGSLINGRYVLTAAHCLANKKLDEGERLVNVRLGEYNTATEMDCEDGDADNCADPPQNFGIEAQIVHPGYDKNGPFQHHDIALIRLDRDVTMNNFVSPVCLPPDNFTPTTPNINVTAVGFGHTGQQRHSGIKKKAQFPVFAQEECDKKWKNIEIIEQQLCAGGVFGIDSCSGDSGGPLMVRRFYWIQEGVISFGNQCALEGWPGVYTRVSSYLDWIRQNIRR, encoded by the exons ATGAAGAGCTACGGTCGAACCGTTTGGGTTATGGTGTGTGTGCTGGTCGCCTTACACATCGGAGGATCTCACCAGCAAACGCCACCAC AGTGTACCACACCGACGAAAGTGCGTGGACGCTGCATCTCCATCTACGAATGTGACAGCATACTGGACTACTTCAAGCAGCGGATACTCAGCTGGGAGGAGCGGGAGTTTTTGCGCAAATCGCAATGCACGGGCACCACCAGCGGACGCCAACCGTTTGTGTGCTGTCCCGGTAACGGTGCCAAACCGGTCGTGCCATCACCGGCTGGTACCGCTGAGCAGGGTagctccaccaccaccaccacaacgcAAGCACCGACCAGTGACGCTGTGCTCGATCAGCTTGCCAGCGGTCTGTTGCCGAATCCGAAAAAGAACGAATGCGGTGTTAGCATCGGCATGAGAATATACGGCGGTGAAAATGCCGATATCGATGATTTTCCCTGGCTCGCACTGTTGCAGTACGAGAATCGGAAGGGTGAACGCAAATACAGTTGCGGTGGATCACTGATCAATAAGCGTTATGTGCTGACTGCCGCCCACTGTGTGGTTGGTGAGGTTGAGCGCAAGGAGGGCAAGCT CGTTGCTGTGCGGCTAGGCGAATACAACACCAACACCGAAATCGATTGCGTCACGGACGGGGGGGAGGAAATCTGTGCCGATGCACCGATCGATGCGGCAGTGGAATCGAGCCTCGTTTACCCGGACTACGATGAGCAGGCTCACGCACACGACATCGCCCTAGTGCGGCTGGCAAGGTCGATCGCGTATACTGACTTTGTGCAACCGGTTTGTCTACCGCTGGCAGACTTCCGCCCTTCGAAGGCGGGCGAAGTTAACTTTGTCACCGGGTTCGGTCGTACACTCAAGG GAAGTCGGAGCCCTATCAAGCAGAAGCTCGGCATCAAGGTGTACGATCACGAACGCTGCCGGGAGAAGTACGCGACGAAGAACTCGCCGATAACGTCCAACCAGATCTGTGCCGGAGGCGAATTTGCGAAGGACTCGTGCCACGGTGATTCCGGTGGTCCGCTCATGAAGCTGCAGAAGGTTTGGTACTTGGAGGGGATCGTGTCGTACGGGAATAGGTGCGGGCTGGAAGATTGGCCCGGCGTTTACACGCACGTTCCCGCGTACATGGCTTGGGTGAGAAGCAACATCAAG CGAGTCCGCCTGTCAGCAACCAGTTTTCACTGTATCGCCTTGAGCAGCTTCCTGGGCAGTCCCACGATCGCGCGTTGCAGAAGCTATCAGTTGATCTTGACTCTGCTTGCCGCAACGATCGTCATGGCAAGGTGGATTGAATTTGTGCTCGCGGCACTCGTTTGCGGTCGCGTAGACTTTGCATACGGGCAGGAATCTTGCCGAACGCCGGACCATCGCGACGGAGTTTGCATGCCGGTGCAGCAGTGTCCAAGCATCCGGGACGAGTTCTTCAACACCGATCGGGTGTTGGACGAGGACGAGATAGCCTTTCTGCGGCAGCTGCAGTGCAAAACGAAGGATGTAAAAATGTGCTGCCCGGATGGGGTAACGACGGTGGACCGCAACCCGACGGCCGTGCGCGATGGCTTACCAAACCCGAAAGCGTTCGAGTGTGGGTTGGATACGCTGGCGGATCGGATCATCGGTGGCAATTACACGGCGATCGATGAGTTCCCCTGGTACGCTCTGTTGGAGTACGTGTCGAAGAAGGGCGAACGAGCGTTCAAGTGTGGCGGTTCCCTGATTAACGGACGCTACGTACTGACCGCCGCACACTGTCTGGCCAACAAGAAGCTGGACGAGGGCGAACGACT TGTGAATGTGCGTCTCGGCGAATATAACACCGCCACCGAGATGGACTGTGAGGACGGTGATGCGGACAACTGTGCCGATCCGCCGCAGAACTTTGGCATCGAGGCCCAAATCGTTCATCCCGGATACGACAAAAATGGACCATTTCAACACCATGATATCGCGCTGATTCGTCTCGATCGAGATGTCACCATGAACAACTTCGTTTCCCCGGTGTGTCTTCCACCGGACAACTTTACGCCTACCACACCGAATATTAACGTTACGGCCGTCGGTTTCGGACACACTGGTCAACAGC GTCACAGTGGCATCAAGAAGAAGGCGCAATTTCCAGTGTTCGCCCAGGAGGAGTGTGACAAAAAGTGGAAGAACATCGAAATCATCGAGCAGCAGCTGTGTGCCGGTGGTGTGTTTGGAATTGATTCCTGCAGTGGAGACTCTGGTGGACCGTTGATGGTGCGACGGTTCTACTGGATACAGGAGGGCGTTATTTCTTTCGGCAATCAATGCGCCTTGGAGGGTTGGCCAGGTGTGTACACTAGGGTGTCGTCTTATCTGGACTGGATTCGGCAGAATATTCGTCGTTAA
- the LOC128303685 gene encoding CLIP domain-containing serine protease B8 codes for MPLVVLLLVCGCTFAVVPPVAYGAAIDTDDRPVWDSVRLCDIPNELGPGACMPPGDCVAYGKINDVSSLSSVERFSFIKKVQCNGSETEPFVCCPRNSDVYLEPYVNDTMIPKNRVASRLAFDADSCGIQSYVAKIRGGQLAEIDEFPWMAMLLYERDNSGLTQGCGGALISRTYVITAAHCVTGKNFQQTKGRLKYVRLREYNIHTNPDCVYENKLKDCSEDMIELPPQAIIPHPEYDSESSNQQNDIALIRIQQTPPFTDFLRSICLPEQNFEAGVTQGKKLSVSGWGRTDIFKDNLGTDVLSPIKLKLSLPYVGRDVCKKTFLPWSFSLGPGQMCAGGERAKDTCAGDSGSPLMSYDMQRGIWYITGIVSLGVRGCGVEGLPGVYTNVHHYLPWIKMYTSA; via the exons ATGCCGCtcgtggtgctgctgctggtttgcGGTTGTACGTTCGCGGTTGTGCCGCCGGTTGCGTACGGTGCGGCGATTGACACGG ATGATCGACCCGTCTGGGATTCGGTGCGTCTGTGCGACATTCCTAATGAGCTCGGTCCGGGTGCATGTatgccgccgggcgactgtgTCGCCTACGGCAAGATCAACGACGTGTCCAGCCTGAGTTCGGTCGAACGCTTCAGCTTCATCAAAAAGGTCCAGTGCAATGGATCGGAGACGGAACCGTTCGTGTGCTGCCCTCGCAACAGTGACGTTTATCT TGAGCCTTATGTAAACGACACGATGATACCGAAGAACCGTGTCGCTAGCCGGCTCGCTTTCGATGCCGATTCCTGCGGCATTCAGAGTTACGTGGCGAAAATACGAGGCGGTCAGCTGGCGGAGATCGACGAGTTCCCGTGGATGGCAATGTTGCTGTACGAGCGTG ATAACAGTGGACTGACGCAGGGATGTGGGGGAGCGCTGATAAGTCGCACGTACGTGATCACTGCAGCGCACTGCGTGACCGGAAAGAATTTCCAGCAAACGAAGGGACGGCT GAAGTATGTCCGGTTGCGGGAGTACAACATCCACACCAATCCGGACTGCGTGTACGAGAACAAGCTGAAGGACTGCTCGGAAGATATGATCGAATTACCGCCGCAAGCGATCATACCGCACCCGGAGTATGACTCGGAATCGAGCAACCAGCAAAACGATATTGCGCTGATCCGGATCCAACAGACGCCTCCATTTACCGACTTTCTCCGGTCGATCTGTCTGCCGGAGCAGAACTTTGAAGCTGGCGTTACCCAGGGCAAAAAGCTCAGCGTATCCGGCTGGGGTCGTACGGACATCT TTAAGGACAATCTCGGTACGGATGTGCTGAGTCCAATCAAGCTGAAGCTCAGTCTACCGTACGTCGGGCGGGACGTGTGCAAGAAGACGTTCCTGCCGTGGTCGTTCTCACTCGGACCGGGCCAGATGTGTGCCGGCGGGGAACGGGCTAAGGATACGTGTGCCGGTGACAGTGGATCACCGCTGATGAGCTACGATATGCAGCGCGGCATCTGGTACATTACGGGCATCGTCAGTCTCGGTGTGCGAGGCTGTGGTGTCGAAGGCCTGCCAGGAGTGTACACCAACGTCCACCACTATCTACCATGGATTAAGATGTACACCTCCGCTTAA
- the LOC128298429 gene encoding zinc finger protein 250-like gives MEMESTVLNVTDGVRRASVSADRGEATVRLPKCYVCGDRFPSEQELDQHLDDRHASDLMPYWCDICDFDRCFPIRSMRAINKHFALHDVHERMHQCSYCALRFRTERNLQSHVRLYHRGGAHNVKGEQRVLELESVPSTRQNLPATPANRTGKKRFQCCHCGNTYTTGNALKRHENTHTLGVRYACQQCGKVFAKLDCLTQHERIHSQTRPYACDQCPKTFIQLAHLRIHKRARHSGERPHLCGICNRGFRARTALTVHGRIHTGEKPFRCAICSMQFSDAGTLRKHGAVHREKQSPKGQHVFLNLSGSKRDETAKG, from the coding sequence atggaaatggaaagcacAGTACTAAATGTGACAGACGGTGTGCGTCGGGCATCGGTATCAGCTGATCGGGGTGAAGCAACGGTGAGACTTCCAAAGTGTTATGTTTGTGGTGATCGCTTCCCTTCCGAGCAGGAGCTCGATCAACACTTGGACGATCGGCATGCGTCCGATCTGATGCCGTATTGGTGCGACATTTGTGACTTTGATCGATGCTTTCCGATCCGTTCGATGCGTGCTATTAATAAACACTTTGCGCTGCATGATGTCCACGAGCGGATGCATCAGTGCAGCTACTGTGCGCTACGCTTTCGCACCGAACGCAATCTCCAGTCACACGTCCGGTTGTATCATCGGGGTGGTGCACATAATGTAAAAGGTGAACAGAGAGTGTTGGAGTTGGAGAGTGTTCCATCGACTCGACAGAACTTACCGGCGACACCGGCAAATCGCACCGGTAAGAAACGGTTCCAGTGCTGTCACTGTGGTAACACCTACACCACCGGCAATGCATTGAAGCGgcacgaaaacacacacacgctcgggGTGCGCTATGCGTGCCAGCAGTGcggaaaagtgtttgccaAACTGGACTGTCTCACGCAACACGAACGCATCCACAGCCAAACGCGCCCGTACGCCTGCGACCAGTGTCCGAAAACGTTCATTCAGCTGGCGCATCTACGCATCCACAAGCGTGCCCGGCACAGTGGCGAACGGCCCCATTTGTGCGGGATATGCAACCGGGGGTTTAGAGCTCGAACGGCACTGACCGTGCACGGGCGCATTCACACGGGAGAGAAACCGTTCCGGTGTGCGATCTGCTCGATGCAGTTTAGTGATGCGGGCACGCTGAGAAAGCATGGAGCTGTGCATCGGGAAAAGCAGTCACCGAAAGGTCAGCACGTTTTTCTTAATCTCAGCGGAAGCAAGAGGGATGAAACGGCCAAGGGTTAA